The Anopheles marshallii chromosome X, idAnoMarsDA_429_01, whole genome shotgun sequence genome includes a window with the following:
- the LOC128714378 gene encoding protein obstructor-E-like: protein MRYILIVFAATVACIYAQSFKCPVKDGQYEDSLQCDKYYECVDGRATERLCPDGLVFDPTIRKINKCDQPFNVDCGDRVELQPPRGNNLCPRRNGFFAHPDPAVCNVFYNCIEGEATEITCTAGLHFDEYTGTCVWPNDAGRQGCNPGANKKLKDGFTCPKEQKTDEAGQVVAHPKYAHPTDCQRFYVCLNGVEPRDLGCQVGEVYNEETERCDAPENVPGCEDWYKESDEKKN, encoded by the exons ATGCGCTACATCCTGATCGTTTTTGCGGCAACAGTCGCGTGCATCT ATGCACAaagcttcaagtgtccggtaAAGGACGGCCAGTACGAGGATTCGCTCCAGTGCGACAAGTACTACGAATGCGTTGATGGTCGCGCCACCGAACGGCTCTGCCCGGACGGGCTCGTCTTTGATCCTACCATTCGCAAGATCAACAAGTGCGATCAACCCTTCAACGTTGACTGCGGGGACCGTGTAGAGCTGC AACCGCCGCGTGGAAACAATCTCTGCCCACGTCGGAATGGCTTCTTCGCCCATCCGGATCCGGCCGTGTGTAACGTGTTCTACAACTGCATTGAGGGCGAGGCGACCGAGATCACCTGCACCGCTGGGCTGCACTTCGACGAGTATACGGGCACCTGTGTCTGGCCGAACGATGCCGGCCGTCAGGGTTGCAATCCGGGCGCTAACA AGAAACTGAAGGATGGGTTCACCTGCCCGAAGGAGCAGAAAACGGATGAGGCTGGACAGGTGGTGGCTCACCCGAAGTATGCGCATCCGACCGATTGCCAGCGGTTTTACGTCTGTCTGAACGGTGTGGAACCGCGCGATCTTGGCTGTCAGGTTGGCGAGGTGTACAACGAGGAGACGGAGCGGTGCGATGCACCCGAGAACGTGCCTGGATG CGAGGATTGGTACAAGGAGAGTGATGAGAAGAAGAACTGA
- the LOC128714367 gene encoding protein obstructor-E-like produces MSRRIHTILPFLLAVALVCSAADEPDDYFEFTCPKPDGQFEDPYQCDKYYECDDGRVSEKLCPDGLVFNPASKLVNKCDQVFNVECRDRKELQPPKPVGVCPRQNGFFPHPDPSICNIFFNCVNGRELEMTCVAGLHFYQPTGTCVWPDMANRQGCGSNANKKLNDGFQCPKNAPKMDKNGQVVTHPNYPHPDDCQRFYICLNGIEPRQGTCEQGMVYNEDLQRCDDPENVPGCEDWYNGPETDRDA; encoded by the exons ATGAGCAGACGTATTCACACCATCCTACCATTCCTGCTGGCGGTAGCGCTCGTTTGCT CTGCCGCCGACGAGCCGGACGATTACTTCGAGTTCACCTGTCCGAAACCGGACGGACAGTTTGAGGATCCGTACCAGTGCGACAAGTACTACGAGTGTGATGATGGCCGCGTGTCGGAGAAGCTCTGCCCGGACGGGCTCGTCTTCAATCCCGCCAGCAAGCTGGTGAACAAGTGCGACCAGGTGTTCAACGTGGAGTGCCGGGACCGGAAGGAACTGC AGCCCCCGAAACCGGTCGGTGTGTGTCCGCGCCAGAACGGATTCTTCCCGCATCCGGATCCATCGATCTGCAACATCTTCTTCAACTGCGTGAACGGGCGCGAGCTGGAGATGACGTGTGTGGCCGGGTTACACTTTTACCAACCGACCGGTACCTGCGTTTGGCCCGACATGGCAAACCGGCAGGGATGCGGTAGCAACGCAAACA AGAAACTCAACGATGGCTTCCAGTGTCCGAAGAACGCTCCCAAGATGGACAAGAATGGGCAGGTCGTCACGCACCCGAACTATCCACATCCGGACGACTGTCAGCGGTTCTACATCTGTCTGAATGGTATCGAGCCACGGCAGGGTACTTGCGAGCAGGGCATGGTCTATAACGAGGATCTCCAACGCTGCGACGATCCAGAGAACGTCCCTGGATG TGAGGATTGGTACAATGGTCCCGAGACGGACCGGGACGCGTGA
- the LOC128709386 gene encoding actin-related protein 2 translates to MDSKGRHVIVCDNGTGFVKCGYAGSNFPAYIFPSMVGRPIIRAVNKIGDIEVKDLHVDDLMVGDEASQLRSLLEVSYPMENGVVRNWEDMCHVWDYTFGPKKMNIEPSNTKILLTEPPMNPTKNREKMIEVMFEKYGFDSAYIAIQAVLTLYAQGLISGVVIDSGDGVTHICPVYEEFALPHLTRRLDIAGRDITRYLIKLLLLRGYAFNHSADFETVRMMKEKLCYIGYDIEMEQRLALETTVLVESYTLPDGRMIKVGGERFEAPEALFQPHLINVEGQGIAELVFSTIQAADIDMRSELYKHIVLSGGSTMYPGLPSRLEREIKQLYLERVLKNDIDKLSKFKIRIEDPPRRKDMVFIGGAVLAEVTKDRDAFWMSKAEYQEQGLNVLKKLSTRTSN, encoded by the exons ATGGATAGCAAAGGGCGGCACGTCATTGTTTGCGACAACGGAACGGGA TTCGTAAAATGTGGTTACGCCGGCAGCAATTTCCCGGCCTATATTTTCCCGTCGATGGTCGGCAGGCCTATTATCCGGGCGGTGAACAAAATCGGAGACATCGAGGTGAAG GATTTACACGTTGAT GACTTGATGGTGGGTGATGAGGCGTCCCAGCTGCGGTCCCTCCTGGAGGTGTCCTACCCGATGGAGAACGGTGTTGTGCGGAACTGGGAGGACATGTGCCACGTCTGGGACTACACGTTCGGCCCGAAGAAGATGAACATCGAGCCGTCCAACACGAAAATACTGCTCACCGAACCACCGATGAACCCGACCAAAAACCGGGAAAAGATGATCGAGGTGATGTTCGAGAAGTACGGGTTCGATTCGGCGTACATTGCGATCCAGGCCGTGCTGACACTATACGCGCAGGGTTTGATCAGCGGTGTGGTTATCGATTCCGGTGACGGTGTCACGCACATCTGTCCGGTGTATGAGGAGTTTGCGCTGCCGCATCTAACGCGCCGGCTTGATATTGCCGGACGGGACATTACGCGCTACCTTATCAAGCTGCTGTTACTGCGCGGATACGCATTTAACCATTCGGCAGACTTCGAAACGGTGCGCATGATGAAGGAGAAGCTGTGCTACATCGGCTACGATATCGAGATGGAGCAACGGCTTGCCCTGGAAACAACGGTGCTGGTAGAGTCATACACG CTACCAGACGGACGTATGATAAAGGTCGGCGGAGAACGATTCGAGGCACCCGAAGCACTCTTCCAGCCGCATCTGATCAACGTGGAGGGGCAAGGTATCGCCGAGTTGGTGTTCTCCACCATCCAGGCGGCCGATATCGATATGCGGTCGGAGCTGTACAAGCACATCGTACTGTCCGGCGGGTCCACCATGTATCCCGGCCTGCCGTCACGGCTCGAGCGCGAAATCAAGCAGCTCTATCTGGAACGCGTGCTCAAGAACGACATCGACAAGCTGTCCAAGTTTAAGATCCGCATCGAGGATCCACCCCGGCGAAAGGATATGGTGTTCATCG GCGGTGCTGTTCTTGCGGAGGTCACGAAGGATCGGGATGCCTTCTGGATGTCGAAAGCGGAATACCAAGAGCAGGGGCTGAACGTGCTGAAAAAGCTTAGCACTAGAACAAGCAACTAA
- the LOC128709397 gene encoding protein obstructor-E-like, translated as MKQFGALFGTLFGLVALAAQASAAAAPSCPEPYGEQAYLHPDHCDQFFLCTNGTLTLETCENGLLFDGKGAVHNHCNYNWAVDCGSRKFATDQTPLSTPGCEYLFGVYPDAAECSTSYHKCAFGEVHQELCEPGLVYDHRIHGCNWPDQLLDSCNPEAVVGFKCPQSVPSGTVAARFWPYPRYPVPGDCHRLITCVDGHPRLITCGEGKVFNEESLTCENPEDVPHACRH; from the exons ATGAAGCAGTTTGGCGCACTATTTGGCACTCTATTCGGCCTGGTGGCACTGGCCGCGCAGG CATCAGCGGCCGCGGCTCCGAGCTGCCCGGAACCGTACGGTGAGCAGGCGTATCTGCATCCGGACCACTGTGATCAGTTCTTCCTCTGCACCAACGGTACGCTCACGCTCGAAACGTGCGAAAACGGGCTGCTGTTCGATGGTAAGGGTGCGGTCCACAACCACTGCAACTACAACTGGGCGGTCGACTGCGGTAGCCGCAAGTTCGCCACCGACCAGACGCCGCTGTCGACGCCCGGCTGCGAGTACCTGTTCGGCGTGTATCCGGATGCGGCCGAATGTTCCACCAGCTATCACAAGTGTGCGTTCGGTGAGGTGCACCAGGAGCTGTGCGAACCCGGTCTGGTGTACGATCATCGCATCCACGGCTGCAACTGGCCCGACCAGCTGCTCGACTCGTGCAACCCGGAAGCGGTCGTCGGTTTCAAGTGCCCACAGTCGGTACCGTCCGGCACGGTGGCTGCCCGCTTCTGGCCGTACCCGCGTTACCCGGTGCCCGGCGACTGCCACCGGTTGATCACCTGCGTCGATGGGCATCCGCGTCTGATTACGTGCGGCGAGGGCAAGGTGTTCAACGAGGAGTCACTCACCTGCGAAAACCCGGAGGATGTGCCGCATGCCTGCCGCCACTAG
- the LOC128718759 gene encoding protein obstructor-E-like: MAVTARSSVLVVILLIASTVDAQFKCPKNRGQFEDAVQCDKYYVCDEGESTEKLCPDGLVFDPTIKLINKCDQPFNVDCGDRLELQPAQGTSDYCPRKNGFFSHPDPSICNVFYSCINGEELEMSCTGGLHFDEKSGTCVWPDVAAREGCGSNANKKLNDGFQCPKETRYDKNGQVITHPNYPHPTDCSRFYYCLNGIEPRLGQCDAKMVYNEDLQRCDDPENVPECKDWYKEEEATRN; encoded by the exons ATGGCGGTGACAGCGAGAAGCAGTGTGCTGGTCGTGATCCTTCTGATAGCGTCGACTGTAG ATGCCCAGTTCAAGTGTCCCAAGAACCGTGGCCAGTTTGAGGACGCGGTGCAGTGCGACAAGTACTACGTGTGCGATGAGGGCGAATCCACCGAAAAGCTCTGCCCGGACGGTCTCGTCTTCGATCCGACGATCAAGCTGATCAACAAGTGCGACCAGCCGTTCAACGTGGACTGTGGCGATCGGCTCGAGCTGC AACCGGCACAGGGCACCAGCGACTACTGTCCGCGCAAGAACGGATTCTTCAGCCATCCGGATCCGTCCATCTGCAACGTCTTCTACAGCTGCATCAACGGCGAGGAGCTGGAGATGAGCTGTACTGGCGGACTCCACTTTGACGAGAAGTCCGGCACCTGTGTGTGGCCCGATGTGGCAGCTCGTGAGGGCTGTGGAAGCAATGCCAACA AGAAGCTTAACGATGGCTTCCAGTGTCCGAAGGAGACGCGCTACGACAAGAACGGACAGGTCATCACTCACCCGAACTACCCGCATCCGACTGACTGTTCCCGGTTCTACTACTGTCTGAACGGCATCGAACCCCGCCTCGGTCAGTGCGACGCAAAGATGGTGTACAACGAAGATCTGCAGCGTTGCGATGATCCAGAGAACGTCCCGGAATG CAAAGACTGGTACAAGGAGGAGGAGGCGACCAGGAACTGA
- the LOC128712329 gene encoding dynein axonemal intermediate chain 3 — MAQLKSSTSNEAKSDTYSKLNFEPDDEEVAMIFGFEENDARQKLHNFPKCSRLVISPDLQAELGMEIGTTVSVEHPWKEIKKEMLEDHLPGKTKVQRQLKDKLKDMEPGKLILVGYLPDQSTEEEDLFAVFTDNRETREARELIRRLELVERLSAAAAMRKKPRRWQSRGSEQDVENFIPQKRTNVVNVESQSIYPAQRVGSYRFRLRMVGDARDGYVELVPKTVFHNIVRRSIDFGVQLRPQKVHKFQQTDPTFPTNAWSQYLYEIGGEPKLATVTSTSTAAVGPGGAGSQPVAPSDHVEQLLHTLEFNQIDMYRNDYPIISRHKSIAKYETPVVEETMCFMDRSTCANRHVSAIEWHPQLTGTFVAAYVHHIPSVLMAVPRTGPATNGPEGMRTVPSGATVAAASREDAVNRLVFEKCPVLAWNCEESLVPKLWLDSPREVTALSFCPYDGRLLVGGLSSGQLAIWELTDGQLDHTGPRAVGREAKHHGQHPTPEAYRSEIKLLLGNATPTNRLARGHAASSSGQAGTLADGTTGAPETPWHVRPAVISALDRSARKPITVIRWLPQNYHCVTTGQLRVNSAEDRPGRFLLTAALDGTVSVWNLDQSVPATLAAHAQEKDKGAGEADPVGEPPTGSGLARLNHLLHPTFRVRCEVPLVTLALDEQPIALRGGGPSGAFQLPPVICQQAFIAGTLLGGLFWGKWDGYEFDQGAIVNEEPVRDRDTFAAVHNGPLVAIARNTFVPDVLLTAGGTVLALWTADCRQSPIFWRLKPVSVTACVWSLDRPSVFYVGLANGDLEIWDLQIHTSTACVTLNLGANVLSIITQQQHRRTPHRHLAVADGNCNVRLLSIPAAFAEPRPSERKRFRQLIRAELARKHDQDAWVQRYYEQNREQIEEKLRAEREARELAERLEVEKQEHDDFLRRQAIEEAKKKALRDAEKRVDLSRRLEGRWRSRYYRALIRTMMARRHLSPELLAKQMHPERERRRYDVRKRATIGESVAAAPEDYRRVQTALEPGEPRARAVLSLAEDAARLRETVRARFREELSDYPRVSWEAKEVLRNFRLPLELDSVVSIVAKGRARRELVLSDDHGNLEHLQSYLAKQTARGSAGGEGGMDSPANGEAADTTVTNVSPEARRTVGLQRARSVTFIDDVPKPSPDLQG, encoded by the exons ATGGCACAGCTAAAGTCATCCACCTCGAACGAGGCAAAAAGCGACACCTACTCCAAGCTCAACTTCGAGCCGGACGATGAGGAGGTGGCGATGATATTCGGGTTCGAGGAAAACGATGCCCGCCAGAAGCTGCACAACTTTCCGAAATGTTCGCGCTTGGTCATCAG CCCCGACCTGCAGGCTGAGCTCGGCATGGAGATCGGCACCACCGTCAGCGTGGAGCACCCGTGGAAGGAGATCAAGAAGGAGATGCTGGAGGACCACCTACCGGGCAAGACGAAGGTGCAGCGGCAGCTGAAGGACAAACTGAAGGACATGGAACCCGGGAAGCTCATCCTGGTGGGCTACCTGCCGGACCAGAGCACCGAGGAGGAGGACCTGTTCGCCGTCTTTACCGACAATCGGGAAACGCGGGAGGCCCGCGAGCTGATCCGTCGCTTGGAGCTGGTGGAGCGTCTGTCCGCGGCGGCGGCAATGAGGAAAAAGCCACGTCGATGGCAGTCGCGTGGCAGTGAGCAGGACGTGGAAAACTTCATACCGCAGAAGCGCACGAACGTGGTGAACGTGGAGTCGCAAAGCATCTATCCGGCGCAGCGCGTCGGCTCGTACCGGTTTCGGCTGCGTATGGTTGGGGACGCACGGGACGGTTACGTGGAGCTGGTGCCGAAAACCGTCTTCCACAACATAGTGCGCCGGTCGATCGACTTCGGTGTGCAGCTACGGCCGCAGAAGGTGCACAAGTTCCAGCAGACCGATCCAACGTTTCCCACCAACGCCTGGTCGCAGTATCTGTACGAGATCGGGGGCGAGCCGAAACTGGCTACGGTCACGTCGACGTCGACGGCGGCGGTGGGTCCCGGTGGCGCCGGCAGCCAacccgtcgcaccgagcgatcATGTGGAGCAGCTGCTGCACACGCTAGAGTTCAACCAGATCGATATGTACCGGAACGACTATCCCATCATTTCGCGCCACAAGTCAATCGCCAAGTACGAGACGCCGGTGGTGGAGGAAACGATGTGCTTCATGGATCGGTCCACCTGCGCCAACAGACATGTGTCCGCCATCGAGTGGCATCCTCAGCTGACGGGCACGTTCGTGGCCGCCTACGTTCACCACATTCCAAGCGTGCTGATGGCGGTACCGCGAACGGGACCGGCAACGAACGGGCCGGAGGGTATGCGGACGGTACCCTCCGGTGCCACCGTGGCTGCGGCCAGTAGGGAGGATGCGGTCAATCGGCTTGTGTTCGAGAAGTGTCCCGTGCTGGCGTGGAACTGCGAAGAATCGCTCGTACCGAAGCTCTGGCTAGACTCCCCGCGGGAGGTGACGGCACTGTCCTTCTGTCCGTACGACGGGCGATTACTCGTAGGCGGTCTGTCCAGCGGTCAGCTCGCCATCTGGGAGCTGACGGATGGGCAGCTAGACCACACCGGACCACGAGCGGTTGGCCGCGAAGCGAAACACCACGGACAACATCCAACGCCGGAAGCGTACCGCAGCGAGATCAAGCTGCTGCTCGGCAATGCCACCCCAACGAACCGTCTGGCCCGGGGCCATGCGGCCAGCTCCAGCGGGCAGGCCGGCACACTGGCGGACGGTACCACCGGGGCACCGGAAACACCGTGGCATGTGCGTCCGGCCGTCATCAGCGCCCTCGACCGGTCGGCACGCAAACCGATCACCGTGATCCGCTGGTTGCCACAGAACTACCACTGCGTCACCACCGGGCAGCTGCGCGTCAACAGTGCCGAGGACCGACCAGGCCGATTCCTGCTGACGGCCGCACTGGACGGTACCGTCTCCGTCTGGAACCTCGACCAGTCCGTCCCAGCGACGCTGGCGGCACACGCGCAGGAGAAGGATAAGGGCGCCGGTGAGGCGGATCCCGTCGGCGAACCACCGACCGGCAGTGGACTGGCCCGACTGAACCACCTGCTCCATCCGACGTTTCGCGTCCGGTGCGAGGTGCCGCTCGTGACGCTCGCACTAGACGAGCAGCCGATCGCGTTACGGGGCGGTGGACCGTCGGGCGCGTTCCAGCTGCCGCCAGTCATCTGCCAGCAGGCGTTCATCGCCGGCACCCTACTCGGTGGGCTGTTCTGGGGCAAATGGGACGGGTACGAGTTCGATCAGGGTGCGATCGTGAATGAGGAGCCGGTGCGCGACCGGGACACCTTTGCGGCGGTCCACAACGGGCCACTGGTGGCGATCGCACGCAACACCTTCGTACCGGACGTGCTGCTGACGGCGGGCGGTACCGTGCTGGCCCTCTGGACGGCCGACTGCCGCCAGTCGCCCATCTTCTGGCGCCTGAAACCGGTGTCCGTGACCGCCTGCGTGTGGAGTCTCGATCGACCGTCGGTGTTCTATGTCGGACTGGCGAACGGCGACCTGGAGATATGGGATCTGCAAA TCCACACGTCAACTGCCTGCGTGACGCTGAACCTCGGTGCGAACGTGCTGTCGATCATcacgcagcagcaacatcgcCGCACGCCCCATCGCCATCTGGCGGTGGCCGACGGAAACTGCAACGTGCGACTGCTCAGCATTCCGGCAGCATTTGCCGAACCGCGTCCGAGCGAGCGGAAACGCTTCCGGCAGCTGATCCGGGCCGAGCTGGCCCGAAAGCACGATCAGGACGCCTGGGTGCAGCGCTACTACGAGCAGAACCGGGAACAGATCGAGGAAAAGCTGCGCGCAGAACGGGAGGCACGCGAGCTGGCGGAACGGCTCGAGGTGGAAAAGCAGGAGCACGACGACTTCCTGCGCCGGCAGGCGATCGAGGAGGCGAAGAAGAAAGCGCTGCGCGATGCAGAAAAGCGCGTCGATCTGAGCCGTCGGCTCGAGGGCCGTTGGCGGTCCCGCTACTACCGGGCACTCATCCGCACGATGATGGCCCGCCGCCACCTTAGCCCGGAGCTGCTGGCGAAGCAGATGCACCCGGAGCGCGAACGTCGCCGGTATGACGTGCGGAAGCGGGCGACTATCGGCGAGAGTGTTGCGGCCGCCCCCGAAGATTACCGACGCGTGCAGACAGCGCTGGAACCGGGCGAACCCCGGGCTAGGGCGGTGCTGTCGCTGGCGGAGGACGCTGCCCGGTTGCGGGAAACGGTCCGTGCACGGTTTCGGGAGGAGCTGAGCGACTATCCGCGCGTCAGCTGGGAAGCGAAGGAGGTCCTGCGTAACTTCCGCTTACCACTCGAGCTGGACAGTGTCGTCAGCATCGTTGCGAAAGGACGCGCCCGCCGGGAGCTGGTGCTTTCGGACGACCACGGCAATCTGGAGCATCTGCAGTCGTACCTGGCGAAGCAGACGGCACGCGGTTCGGCTGGCGGAGAGGGCGGCATGGACAGTCCGGCCAACGGCGAAGCGGCGGACACCACCGTTACGAACGTGAGCCCGGAGGCGCGACGCACCGTTGGGTTGCAGCGTGCCCGCTCGGTGACGTTTATTGACGACGTGCCGAAACCGAGTCCCGACCTGCAGGGTTAG